The following are encoded together in the Lactuca sativa cultivar Salinas chromosome 1, Lsat_Salinas_v11, whole genome shotgun sequence genome:
- the LOC111876159 gene encoding zingipain-2, with the protein SITFSPSLFSTQEAPTMKLLPMAIFLLFALFVVSSAMDMSIIGYDATHMTTSDASYSSNWRTDDEVNAMYESWLVKHSKFYNTLAEKEKRFQIFKDNLRFIEAHNSGDHSYKLGLNKFSDLTIEEHRLRYTRAIPKSKSKKLKSDRYSPLSADVLPDSVDWRAKGAVAPVKTQGKCGASWAFSAIGAVEGINQIVTGDLITLSEQQLIDCDTSNYGCDGGFVTDAFDFIIKNGGIQSDKDYPYTAKDGKCDTSKKNTTLVTIDDYEYLLEESELALQKAVANQPISAGIAINSTDFMSYSSGIFSGVCGDLVNHGVVVVGYGSENGKDYWIVRSSWGTEWGEEGYIRLERNIKQETGKCGITILASYPIKKS; encoded by the exons TCCATCACCTTCTCCCCTTCTCTCTTTTCAACACAAGAAGCTCCAACAATGAAGCTCCTTCCAATGGCGATTTTCTTGCTTTTTGCACTCTTCGTCGTCTCATCAGCCATGGACATGTCGATCATAGGCTACGACGCCACCCACATGACCACCTCCGATGCATCCTACTCTTCGAACTGGCGCACCGACGACGAAGTCAACGCTATGTACGAGTCCTGGCTCGTCAAACATAGTAAGTTTTACAACACTCTTGCAGAGAAGGAGAAGAGGTTTCAGATCTTCAAAGACAACCTCAGGTTCATAGAAGCTCACAACTCCGGTGATCATTCATACAAGCTTGGACTCAACAAGTTCTCAGATCTGACCATTGAAGAGCACCGGTTACGCTACACCCGCGCCATTCCAAAGTCGAAGTCGAAGAAGCTGAAGAGTGATCGTTACTCTCCTCTTTCCGCCGATGTCCTGCCTGATTCCGTTGACTGGAGGGCCAAAGGTGCCGTCGCCCCCGTCAAAACACAAGGAAAATGTG GGGCTTCCTGGGCATTCTCAGCGATCGGAGCTGTGGAAGGGATAAACCAGATAGTGACAGGTGACCTGATAACTCTTTCAGAACAACAACTCATTGATTGTGATACGTCTAACTATGGATGCGATGGTGGTTTTGTTACTGATGCCTTTGACTTTATCATCAAGAATGGCGGAATACAGAGTGACAAAGACTATCCCTACACTGCCAAAGATGGAAAATGCGACACTTCCAAG AAAAACACAACGCTTGTTACCATTGATGATTATGAATATCTTCTGGAGGAAAGCGAGTTAGCATTACAGAAGGCCGTTGCAAACCAGCCTATATCTGCTGGTATTGCTATCAATAGCACGGATTTCATGTCATACAGTTCA gGTATCTTTAGTGGTGTATGTGGAGATTTAGTAAACCATGGTGTAGTTGTAGTTGGGTATGGGAGTGAAAATGGCAAGGATTACTGGATTGTGAGGAGCTCATGGGGTACAGAATGGGGTGAAGAAGGTTACATAAGACTAGAACGCAATATAAAACAGGAAACAGGGAAATGTGGAATAACAATTTTGGCATCTTATCCAATTAAAAAGAGTTGA